GGAGGCCGGCGCCTTCGCCAGGCACTGCACCATCAGCTGCCACAGCTCATCGGGGATCCCCGGAAGCGGAACCACCGTCTCCGTCACATGCCTTCGCAGCACCGCTCCCGGATGGCCGCCCCCGAACGGCGTGAACCCGGCCAGCAGCTCGTACAGGACGGTCGCGAGGGCGTAGATGTCCACGGACGCGCGCGGCGGCAGGCCCTCGACGATCTCCGGCGCCAGATAGTCCGGCGTACCGATGATCTTCGTGGCCCGGGTCCTTCGCGGCGAGTCGATGAGCTTCGCCACGCCGAAGTCGGTCAGCAGCGCCGGGTGCGAGCCCCCGGGCCCCAGCGGCCCCTGCATGTCCAGCAGGATGTTCTCCGGCTTCACGTCCCGGTGCACGACCCCGGCCGCGTGCGCGGCGGCCAGCCCGTCCGCGACGTCGGCCACGATCGCCGCCGCCGCCTCGGGCGCGAGCCGCTTCTCACGGTCGAGCCGGGTGCGCAGGTCGGTCCCCCGGACCAGGTCCATGACGAGCGCGAGGTCGTTGCCGTCGACCACGAGGTCGCGTACGGAGACCACGTGCGGATGCTCGAGACCGAGCAGCGCCGTGCGCTCCTGCACGAAGCGGCCGACGAGTTCCTGGTCGGACGCGAGATCCTCGCGCAGCAGCTTGACGGCGACGGGCCCCTCGGGTCCCTCGCCCAGCCACACCGTGCCGGCGCTGCCCCGCCCCAGGATCTGGTTGGCGGTGTACCGGCTACCGATCTTCCGTGCCAAAACTGCTCCTACGGACGCGTGTTGTCGCTAAAACTACGCGCCGGAAGAGCCAACCTTCACCGCGGAGACGGAAATCACCCGCTGGGTGTCGACAAATCTCCAGACTTACTGCTGACCTGAGGAGTTACCGCTCAGATCGCCGATCCATCCGCTCACCGTGTCGATGATGTCGCCGAGCTGCTGCCAGTAGCTCTTTCCTGTACCGATCCACTCCTGGAGCGGGCTCAGCTCCCAGATCAGCCAGCTCGCCACGAACAGGATGACGATCGTGAACAGACAGCCCTTGAGACAGCCCAGACCCGGGATCTTCATCGGGTTGGCGCTGCGCTGCCGCGGCTGCCTGGGCTCCCGCGCGGGCCGCTCGGCCTGTGGCGGGGGCGCGTACCGCTGCGGCTGCTGTTGCGGCTGCGGGGCGTACTGCTGGGGCTGTTGCTGCGGCTGACGGCCGCGACCGCCCTGCGGGGGGCGCTGCTGAGGCCGTTGCTGCTGAGGCTGCTGCTGTTGGGGCCGCTGCTGCGGCCGGGGCGCCTGCCGCTGGGGGCGGCGGCGCAGCGGATCCTCGCTCGGGTCGAGGTACTGGACCTGCGTCTGTTCGTTACGGTCCCGGGCCGCGCGCAGCTGGTTCTGCCAGGGGTGCGGATCCTCGGGCCCACCGGGCTGCTGCCCCTGCTGTCCCTGTTGTCCGTACGGTCCTTGCTGCCCGTACTGTCCCGGCTGTCCGGGCGGCACCGGAGGCATGACGGCGGTCGGGTCGGCGGCGCCCCGGTTCGTCGGGAGTACGGCGGTGGGGTCGGCGGCGCCCGCGTTCCCGGGGCCGGTGTGCGGGAGGAAGCTGGTCGCGGCGTTCGGGTCGAAGCCGCCCGCGCCGTGCGGCAGCACCTGTGTCGGGTCGGCGGCGCCGGGCACACCCGGGACGGCTGCCGGGGCCGGGTCGGGCAGGAGCAGCGCGCCGACGTTCTCCGCCGCGGCGATCTGCGCGGAGTTCGCGTGCACGCTGACGCCCTCGGCGACGACACGCAGCCCGCGCGCGAGGTTGTCGGCGCTGGGCCGCCGGTCCGGGTTCTTGCTCAGACAGCGCTCGATGACCGTCCACAGCGGGTCGGGAACCGTGGAGGGGCGGCGCGGCTCGGCACTCAGGTGCTGGTGGAGCACCTCCAGGGCGGAGCCGCCGGAGAACGGCGGACGGCCCGTGACGAGTTCGTACAGCAGGATGCCGGCGCCGTAGATGTCCACCGCGGAGGTCTGCGGGCGGCCCTCGGCGGACTCGGGAGCGACGTACGCGGGCGTGCCGACGAACTCGTGGGTCCGGGTCAGGCCCGGGGAGTCCGCGAGACGCGCAATGCCGAAGTCGGTCAGGAGGGGGTGCATCTGGCCGCCGTACTGCCGCAGCAGCACGTTGGCGGGCTTGAGGTCGCGGTGGACCACACCGTCCGCGTGGCTGGCGGCGAGGGCGTCGGCGATCTGGGCGGTGAGCAGGGCGGCGCCGACGGGGCTGAAGGGGCCGTTCTCCCGCAGGTAGCGGTGCAGGTCCGGGCCCTCGACGAGGTCCATGACCAGCGCGAGCAGATCACCTTCGACGACCAGGTCGCGCACCCGCACGATGTTCGGGTGGGTCAGCCGCAGGAGGACCGAACGCTCGCGAAGAAACCGCATCACGATGTCCGGGTCGCTGGCGAGCTCCTCCTTGAGGACCTTGATCGCCACGGTCTCGCCGGGCTGCCCGGCCACAGCGGCCTCGGCGCCCGCGGTCTCCCGCTGGCGTGCTCGCCAGACGGTCCCCGTGGCACCGCGTCCGAGCGGCTCCTCGAGGAAGTACTTGCTGCCTACCGGCCGCACGTCATGCACTCCCTGCTGCTTGCTGTCGTTCCGATCCACTGTAGTGCCGCTCTCCCAAGGCACTACGTATGTGTTGCCCGGCACGTTCGAAGGGAAGACGCTCCGTCCGGTCTCCCGGTTGCCGGGCGTTGACGTGACCGATCTCAAGTGATCATCGGCGCGGCACTGGTCAGGCACTTTTAGGGGCAGAGCTGACCAATCAAGATCACTTGCCCTCGGGTGACGGGCGCGTTGTCAGTGGCAGGTGCGAGGATGCTTTCCGTCAAGGCCGACGAACTTGGGCGCGTGCTTGTCCGCGAACTTGTCCGCGCAGAAGGGACCGCTGACGGCGATGCAGATCCGGCTGACCGTCGTAGACCCGCTGGGCCCGCCCGACCGCGCCCGGAGCCGCGCCACGAGCTGCGACGTGCTGGTCACGGCTCCCGTCGGCACAGCGCTGGCCGCGGTGGCGGC
This is a stretch of genomic DNA from Streptomyces sp. NBC_00285. It encodes these proteins:
- a CDS encoding serine/threonine-protein kinase, translated to MARKIGSRYTANQILGRGSAGTVWLGEGPEGPVAVKLLREDLASDQELVGRFVQERTALLGLEHPHVVSVRDLVVDGNDLALVMDLVRGTDLRTRLDREKRLAPEAAAAIVADVADGLAAAHAAGVVHRDVKPENILLDMQGPLGPGGSHPALLTDFGVAKLIDSPRRTRATKIIGTPDYLAPEIVEGLPPRASVDIYALATVLYELLAGFTPFGGGHPGAVLRRHVTETVVPLPGIPDELWQLMVQCLAKAPASRLRASELGARLRELQPLLVGMPPLDVDEPDAELEEGQDGEDTADTAPGPGSAEGAGSSGRPVRRGAVPLVPGAKPADSNRDTHTSMRVPGPDELAGGARGTARVPRPAGAPRPGSARHRATTRRRRLAVGAAALVLVAAAGAGVWAATSGDDAGASPQDTKNSAPAAP
- a CDS encoding serine/threonine-protein kinase; translated protein: MRPVGSKYFLEEPLGRGATGTVWRARQRETAGAEAAVAGQPGETVAIKVLKEELASDPDIVMRFLRERSVLLRLTHPNIVRVRDLVVEGDLLALVMDLVEGPDLHRYLRENGPFSPVGAALLTAQIADALAASHADGVVHRDLKPANVLLRQYGGQMHPLLTDFGIARLADSPGLTRTHEFVGTPAYVAPESAEGRPQTSAVDIYGAGILLYELVTGRPPFSGGSALEVLHQHLSAEPRRPSTVPDPLWTVIERCLSKNPDRRPSADNLARGLRVVAEGVSVHANSAQIAAAENVGALLLPDPAPAAVPGVPGAADPTQVLPHGAGGFDPNAATSFLPHTGPGNAGAADPTAVLPTNRGAADPTAVMPPVPPGQPGQYGQQGPYGQQGQQGQQPGGPEDPHPWQNQLRAARDRNEQTQVQYLDPSEDPLRRRPQRQAPRPQQRPQQQQPQQQRPQQRPPQGGRGRQPQQQPQQYAPQPQQQPQRYAPPPQAERPAREPRQPRQRSANPMKIPGLGCLKGCLFTIVILFVASWLIWELSPLQEWIGTGKSYWQQLGDIIDTVSGWIGDLSGNSSGQQ